In Lotus japonicus ecotype B-129 chromosome 5, LjGifu_v1.2, one genomic interval encodes:
- the LOC130720615 gene encoding uncharacterized protein LOC130720615, whose protein sequence is MDTKLKSLTLLTLILLASLFSSLLPDSEARPLPGEDGIIVREVNGVFRTLKSSGPTPGVGHRLKKLENLEGVKDSGPSPGVGHKLNKKLENVGEMKDSGPSPGVGHKLNKKLENVGEMKVSGPSPGVGHKLNKKLENVEEMKVSGPSPGVGHKLNKKLENVGEMKVSGPSPGVGHPKLQDVGEMKDSGPSHGVGHPKLQDVGGVKDSGPSPGEGHHKLQNLGVIKHSGPSPGQGHKHITNHHL, encoded by the coding sequence ATGGACACAAAACTCAAGTCACTCACCTTGCTCACTCTTATTCTTCTTGCTTCCTTGTTCTCCTCTTTGCTTCCTGATTCAGAAGCCAGGCCATTACCAGGTGAAGATGGAATTATTGTTAGAGAAGTAAATGGAGTGTTCAGGACATTGAAGAGTTCTGGTCCAACACCTGGTGTTGGCCACAGGCTTAAAAAGCTTGAAAATCTAGAAGGGGTGAAAGACTCTGGTCCAAGTCCTGGTGTTGGACACAAGCTTAATAAGAAGCTTGAAAATGTTGGAGAAATGAAGGACTCTGGTCCAAGTCCTGGTGTTGGACACAAGCTTAATAAGAAGCTTGAAAATGTTGGAGAAATGAAGGTCTCTGGTCCAAGTCCTGGTGTTGGACACAAGCTTAATAAGAAGCTTGAAAATGTTGAAGAAATGAAGGTCTCTGGTCCAAGTCCTGGTGTTGGACACAAGCTTAATAAGAAGCTTGAAAATGTTGGAGAAATGAAGGTCTCTGGTCCAAGCCCTGGTGTTGGCCACCCCAAGCTTCAAGATGTTGGAGAAATGAAGGACTCTGGTCCAAGCCATGGTGTTGGCCACCCCAAGCTTCAAGATGTTGGAGGGGTGAAGGACTCTGGTCCTAGCCCTGGTGAGGGGCACCATAAGCTTCAAAATCTTGGAGTGATTAAGCATTCTGGTCCTAGTCCTGGTCAAGGACACAAGCACATCACCAACCACCACTTATAA
- the LOC130718573 gene encoding cinnamyl alcohol dehydrogenase 1, with translation MGSLEAERTTVGWAARDPSGILSPYTFTLRNTGPDDVYIKVHYCGVCHTDVHQVKNDLGMSNYPMVPGHEVVGEVLEVGSDVTRFTVGEIVGAGLLVGCCKKCTACQSDIEQYCKKKIWNYNDVYVDGKPTQGGFAETIIVEQKFVVKIPEGMAPEQVAPLLCAAVTVYSPLSHFGLKESGLRGGILGLGGVGHMGVIIAKAMGHHVTVISSSDRKKKEAIEDLGADAYLVSSDTTSMQEAADSLDYIIDTVPVGHPLEPYLSLLKLDGKLILMGVINTPLQFITPMVMLGRRSITGSFIGSIKETEEMLEFWKEKGLTSMIEIVNMDYINKAFERLEKNDVRYRFVVDVKGSKLIDQ, from the exons ATGGGTAGCCTTGAAGCAGAAAGAACAACTGTTGGTTGGGCTGCAAGAGACCCTTCAGGGATTCTTTCTCCCTACACCTTCACCCTCAG AAACACTGGCCCTGATGATGTTTACATCAAAGTTCACTACTGTGGAGTTTGCCATACTGATGTCCACCAAGTTAAAAATGATCTTGGCATGTCCAATTATCCCATGGTTCCCGG GCATGAAGTGGTTGGTGAGGTACTTGAGGTTGGCTCCGATGTTACCAGGTTCACAGTGGGTGAAATTGTGGGAGCTGGCCTCCTTGTTGGATGCTGCAAAAAATGCACGGCATGCCAATCTGATATTGAGCAATACTGCAAAAAGAAAATCTGGAATTACAATGATGTTTATGTAGATGGAAAACCAACACAGGGTGGCTTTGCTGAAACCATCATCGTTGAGCAAAA GTTTGTTGTGAAAATTCCAGAAGGGATGGCGCCAGAGCAAGTTGCACCATTGTTGTGTGCTGCTGTGACAGTGTATAGTCCACTTTCACATTTTGGGCTGAAAGAGAGTGGTTTGAGAGGTGGAATTTTGGGGCTTGGAGGAGTGGGACACATGGGGGTGATAATAGCAAAGGCAATGGGTCACCATGTGACTGTGATAAGCTCTTCAgataggaagaagaaagaagcaatTGAGGATCTTGGAGCTGATGCATATCTGGTCAGCTCAGATACCACTAGCATGCAGGAAGCTGCTGATTCACTTGACTACATCATTGACACTGTGCCTGTTGGTCACCCTCTTGAGCCTTATCTTTCATTGCTCAAACTTGATGGCAAATTGATCTTAATGGGTGTGATCAACACCCCTCTGCAATTTATCACACCCATGGTCATGCTAG GGAGGAGGTCAATCACTGGAAGCTTCATTGGGAGCATCAAGGAGACAGAGGAGATGCTAGAGTTCTGGAAAGAGAAGGGTCTGACTTCCATGATTGAAATAGTGAATATGGATTACATTAACAAAGCCTTTGAGAGATTGGAGAAGAATGATGTGAGGTATAGGTTTGTTGTGGATGTCAAAGGCAGCAAGCTAATTGATCAGTGA
- the LOC130720489 gene encoding uncharacterized protein LOC130720489, producing the protein MLPTASKGRASSSTSRPNSTLLPYLRRIIKWQQMDIEYTFWQMFHLCTAPKVVYQHTKYHKQTKNQWARDDPAFVVICSLLLAVATLAYCAAYDHSIAHAVFVVFSVLLFHFLLTGVFLATFCWFLTNSYLREEAPNSYVVEQRVEWMYAFDVHCNSFFPMFVLLYVIHYFLSPLLVAHGFIPTLLSNILVMVGASYYHYLNFLGYDVLPFLERTTFFLYPIGVVIVLSPILILSGFNPSRYFLSVYFSRQI; encoded by the exons ATGTTACCCACTGCTTCCAAAGGACgcgcttcttcctccacctctcgaCCTAATTCTACGCTGCTTCCCTACCTCCGCAGAATCATCAAG TGGCAACAAATGGATATCGAATATACTTTTTGGCAAATGTTTCATCTATGTACGGCACCAAAAGTTGT CTATCAGCATACTAAATATCACAAAC AAACCAAGAATCAATGGGCACGTGATGATCCTGCATTTGTTGTGATCTGCAGCCTTCTTTTGGCCGTTGCAACTTTGGCTTATTGTGCAGC GTATGACCATAGTATTGCACATGCAGTTTTTGTTGTCTTCTCAGTGTTGCTTTTCCACTTTTTATTGACTGGTGTATTTCTGGCAACTTTTTGTTG GTTCCTGACTAATTCATATCTTCGAGAAGAGGCCCCAAACAGTTATGTGGTTGAACAGCGTGTTGAATG GATGTATGCATTTGATGTGCACTGCAACTCTTTCTTCCCAATGTTTGTATTGCTATATG TGATCCATTATTTTCTATCTCCTCTATTGGTGGCTCATGGTTTCATTCCAACATTGCTGTCAAATATACTAGTGATGGTGGGCGCTTCGTACTATCATTATCTAAATTTCTTAGGTTATGATG TTCTGCCCTTTTTGGAGAGGACCACCTTTTTCCTGTACCCAATTGGTGTAGTAATTGTGCTTTCTCCCATTC TTATTTTGAGTGGCTTCAATCCTTCTAGATACTTTTTGAGCGTGTACTTCAGTCGACAAATATGA